CCGGGTTTTGCGATGTCGCTGTGGGGCATGTACCTGAAGCAGGACGGGCAGGGATGCCCGTCGCGCCGCGACATCGACGACACCCTGTCCGGCAACCTGTGCCGCTGCACCGGCTACCGCCCCATCATCGACGCTGCCCGGAAGATGACCGAACTGCCGCGCGTCGACTTCGACCGCGAGGCGCTTGCCGGCGCCCTGCGCGGACTGCAGCGCGAGGCCGGCGCCGTCTACAGCTTCAAGGACCAGACCTTCCATGCGCCGCGCAGCGTCGAGGAACTGGTGGCGGCGCGCGGCGCCCATCCGCAGGCCGTGCTGCTGGCCGGGTCGACCGACGTCGGCCTCTGGGTCACCAAGCAGATGCGCGAGCTGGCCGACATCATCTACCTCGGCCACGTCGCGGAACTGAAGAGCGTGCGTGAACATGCGGGGGTGCTCGAGATCGGCGCCGGCGTGACGCTGAACGATGCCTATGCCGCGATCTGCGCGCGCTATCCCGAGCTGGCGGAGCTGTGGCAGCGCTTCGCCTCGCTCCCGATCCGCAACGCCGGCACCCTGGGCGGCAATGTCGCCAACGGGTCGCCGATCGGCGATTCGATGCCCTGGCTGATCGCGCTGGGCAGCCGCCTGGTGCTGCGCGGCGCGGCAGGCGAGCGCGAGCTGGCGCTCGAAGATTTCTATCTCGGCTACCAGCAGAAGGACCTGCAGCCGGGCGAGTTCGTGCAGGCGCTGCGGATTCCGCTGCCGCGCGCGAATGTCGTTTTCCGCAGCTATAAACTGGCCAAGCGCTTCGACCAGGACATCTCGGCCGTGTGCGCCGCGTTCGCCCTCGAGCTGGACACTGGGCTCGACGGCGGTATCGTCAGGCAGGCGCGCATCGCTTTCGGCGGCATGGCCGCGACCCCGAAGCGCGCCGCGCAGGCCGAAGCCGTGCTGCTCGGCCGCGCCTGGAACGAGGCTGCGCTGAAGGAGGCGATGGCGGCGCTGGCGCAGGACTATGCGCCGCTGACCGACATGCGCGCCTCGAACGCCTACCGCATGCAGGGCGCGCAGAACCTGCTGCGCCGTTTCTGGCTGGAGACCCGGCGCGAGAACCCGCTGCCGGCCGAAGCAGTCA
This window of the Massilia sp. WG5 genome carries:
- the xdhA gene encoding xanthine dehydrogenase small subunit produces the protein MSTPIRFFYRGAVHEVSGVAPTQTVLQHLREDLHCTGTKEGCAEGDCGACTVVIGSLENGELEMKAVNSCIQFTPTLDGKALFTVEDLQQAGGALHPVQQALVECHGSQCGFCTPGFAMSLWGMYLKQDGQGCPSRRDIDDTLSGNLCRCTGYRPIIDAARKMTELPRVDFDREALAGALRGLQREAGAVYSFKDQTFHAPRSVEELVAARGAHPQAVLLAGSTDVGLWVTKQMRELADIIYLGHVAELKSVREHAGVLEIGAGVTLNDAYAAICARYPELAELWQRFASLPIRNAGTLGGNVANGSPIGDSMPWLIALGSRLVLRGAAGERELALEDFYLGYQQKDLQPGEFVQALRIPLPRANVVFRSYKLAKRFDQDISAVCAAFALELDTGLDGGIVRQARIAFGGMAATPKRAAQAEAVLLGRAWNEAALKEAMAALAQDYAPLTDMRASNAYRMQGAQNLLRRFWLETRRENPLPAEAVNVFAQPSA